A window from Candidatus Rokuibacteriota bacterium encodes these proteins:
- a CDS encoding SWIM zinc finger family protein yields AKAIARVAKKRGRPSEPVVIQRRGRGIATTFWGKAWCDNLERYMDFANRLPRGRTYLRNGSVVDLAIARGKVEAFVAGSELYTVKIHFAQLKRARWRHVVTRCTGRIGSLVGLLRGELSAEVLAVLADPKEGLFPEPREITMECSCPDWAGMCKHVAAVLYGVGARLDEKPELFFSLRQVDQTELLSSATSGAVSRTGAGAGKRIAAEKLAAVFGIEIEAEPPDPTRTGTPRRTRAEQPGKRRGAQSKTGGTRRSKSPAGSRRPTTRRRRT; encoded by the coding sequence CGGCCAAGGCGATCGCCAGGGTCGCCAAGAAGCGCGGACGGCCCTCCGAGCCGGTCGTGATCCAGCGCCGCGGGCGGGGCATCGCGACCACCTTCTGGGGCAAGGCCTGGTGCGACAACCTCGAGCGCTACATGGACTTCGCCAACCGGCTGCCGCGCGGGCGCACCTACCTGCGCAACGGCTCGGTGGTGGATCTGGCGATCGCGAGGGGCAAGGTCGAGGCGTTCGTCGCGGGGAGCGAGCTGTACACGGTGAAGATCCACTTTGCTCAGCTGAAGCGGGCGCGCTGGCGCCACGTCGTGACTCGCTGCACGGGCAGGATCGGGTCCCTGGTGGGGCTCCTGCGGGGGGAGCTGTCCGCCGAGGTGCTGGCGGTGCTGGCTGACCCGAAGGAGGGGCTGTTCCCCGAGCCGCGCGAGATTACGATGGAGTGCTCGTGCCCGGACTGGGCGGGCATGTGCAAGCACGTCGCGGCGGTGCTGTACGGCGTGGGCGCGCGTCTCGATGAGAAGCCCGAGCTGTTCTTCTCCCTGCGCCAGGTCGACCAGACCGAGCTCCTGAGCTCGGCCACGTCCGGCGCCGTCTCGCGAACCGGCGCGGGCGCGGGGAAGCGGATCGCCGCCGAGAAGCTAGCCGCCGTGTTCGGGATCGAGATCGAGGCCGAGCCGCCCGATCCCACACGGACCGGGACGCCGAGACGAACGCGAGCCGAGCAGCCCGGAAAGCGCCGGGGAGCGCAGTCCAAGACGGGCGGGACTCGGCGAAGCAAGTCGCCAGCAGGGTCGAGGCGGCCAACGACCCGACGCCGCCGAACCTGA